Proteins from a genomic interval of Schistocerca piceifrons isolate TAMUIC-IGC-003096 chromosome 3, iqSchPice1.1, whole genome shotgun sequence:
- the LOC124789331 gene encoding N-alpha-acetyltransferase 10 gives MNIRCAKPEDLMNMQHCNLLCLPENYQMKYYFYHGLSWPQLSYVAEDEKGQIVGYVLAKMEEDSEDNPHGHITSLAVKRSHRRLGLAQKLMDQASRAMVECFNAKYVSLHVRKSNRAALNLYTTTLKFTISEIEPKYYADGEDAYAMKRDLSLFAAQMPSCDTNTTIDTKNVDDKVLSERL, from the coding sequence ATGAATATACGATGCGCGAAACCGGAAGACCTGATGAACATGCAGCATTGTAATTTATTGTGTCTGCCAGAGAATTATCAAATGAAATATTACTTTTACCATGGTTTATCATGGCCTCAACTAAGTTACGTAGCAGAAGACGAAAAGGGGCAGATTGTAGGTTACGTGCTCGCTAAAATGGAAGAAGATAGTGAAGACAATCCACATGGTCATATTACGTCGTTAGCGGTAAAACGTTCCCATCGAAGACTAGGTCTGGCTCAGAAATTAATGGACCAGGCATCAAGAGCAATGGTTGAGTGCTTTAACGCGAAGTATGTATCATTACACGTCAGGAAAAGTAACAGAGCTGCCCTAAATCTTTATACAACAACGCTCAAATTCACAATTTCTGAAATTGAACCTAAGTACTATGCCGATGGCGAAGATGCGTACGCTATGAAGAGGGATTTATCGTTATTTGCTGCCCAGATGCCTTCGTGTGATACCAACACAACGATTGACACCAAAAATGTAGATGATAAAGTTTTGTCAGAAAGATTGTGA